A single Carnobacterium inhibens subsp. inhibens DSM 13024 DNA region contains:
- the flgC gene encoding flagellar basal body rod protein FlgC, with protein MSIFDSMQINASGLSLERLKLDTISTNIANVNTTRTEDGEGPYLKKEVVFEESLKQVESSMAGQGTEKSFGVKPTEIRENTEDIVMEYDPTNPDANEEGYVQQSNVNMADEMIDMMTTLRTYDANVTAMNASKEMLSKALQITIG; from the coding sequence ATGTCGATTTTTGATTCCATGCAGATAAATGCAAGTGGATTAAGTTTAGAACGATTAAAACTAGATACGATTTCAACAAATATTGCGAACGTCAATACCACACGTACGGAAGATGGAGAAGGCCCTTACTTAAAAAAAGAAGTCGTATTTGAAGAAAGTTTGAAACAAGTTGAATCATCTATGGCTGGTCAAGGAACTGAAAAAAGTTTTGGCGTAAAACCTACTGAAATTAGAGAAAATACAGAAGATATCGTGATGGAGTATGATCCAACAAACCCAGATGCAAACGAAGAGGGATATGTTCAACAATCGAACGTCAATATGGCGGATGAAATGATCGATATGATGACGACACTGCGTACGTATGACGCTAATGTAACAGCTATGAATGCCAGCAAAGAAATGCTCTCAAAAGCGTTGCAAATCACGATTGGTTAA
- a CDS encoding FliH/SctL family protein, whose translation MPLSHRIIKQGQSFTEENRTFIQTDMAPAKPYEAYLNETDQVEEEPIEAIQAKALLDETRQKKQAILSKAEKEAEQLKEAAEKSGFEQGKKQGYETGYTTGYTTGMKQAEAESQVMRDTIQQMLDEAKETVENYYQAKKNEFLELAGHMAETIVHKSIDVSSDQVMDLINPVLHRLKREDQFITLMVRPEQKELVKEKVKEFEKENQDIRFAVLTDNTLDKNGCVVENAHAIIDLQVRKQLDAMIEEMKNAE comes from the coding sequence ATGCCATTATCTCATAGGATCATTAAGCAAGGACAATCCTTTACCGAAGAGAACCGAACTTTTATCCAAACAGACATGGCACCTGCAAAACCCTATGAAGCCTATTTAAATGAAACAGATCAGGTCGAAGAAGAGCCTATTGAAGCGATTCAAGCCAAAGCCCTGTTAGATGAGACACGCCAAAAGAAACAAGCGATTCTCTCAAAAGCTGAAAAAGAAGCAGAGCAACTGAAAGAAGCAGCTGAAAAATCTGGCTTTGAACAAGGTAAGAAACAAGGGTACGAAACGGGTTACACAACCGGCTATACAACTGGTATGAAACAAGCTGAAGCAGAAAGCCAAGTTATGAGAGATACGATTCAACAGATGCTGGATGAAGCTAAAGAAACCGTGGAGAATTATTACCAAGCGAAAAAAAATGAATTTTTAGAATTAGCTGGACATATGGCTGAAACCATTGTGCATAAAAGTATTGATGTTTCGTCGGATCAAGTGATGGATTTGATCAATCCTGTGCTGCATCGTTTAAAACGAGAAGACCAATTCATTACCTTGATGGTCAGACCGGAACAAAAGGAACTCGTGAAAGAAAAAGTCAAAGAGTTTGAAAAAGAAAACCAAGATATTCGCTTTGCAGTACTGACAGACAATACATTGGATAAAAATGGCTGCGTTGTTGAAAATGCCCATGCCATTATTGATTTGCAAGTCAGAAAACAATTAGATGCCATGATAGAGGAAATGAAGAATGCGGAGTGA
- the fliI gene encoding flagellar protein export ATPase FliI translates to MMFDIPFDAYHNQLNRKSYYLKMGKVSQVTGLIIKVEGLDAFVGEVCEIHIKSSGRIALSEVVGFIDEMVLLMPLDELEGIGPGCLVKPTGKTLKVEISEKLLGNTLDGLGRPMDTSLEVDGVFYDVNRSSPNPFKRKKIQDVMPTGIKAIDGTLTVGEGQRVGIFAGSGVGKSTLLGMMARYIEADVIVIGLIGERGREVLEFIEKDLGEEGYRKSVVVCATSDMPPLVRLKGASVATTIAEYFRDQGKKVVLMMDSVTRVAMAQREIGLATGEPPTTKGYTPSVFTTLPKLLERSGMSENGSITAFYTVLVEGDDMNEPIADSVRGILDGHIVLSRKIASENHYPAIDIQNSISRLMKDITTESHSATAGKVKENMAVYADSKDLIDVGAYRKGSNPLVDRAVQLNTPIKNFLKQRVDERYAFEEVVDQLKTLFEVQQFGN, encoded by the coding sequence ATGATGTTTGATATCCCTTTTGATGCTTACCACAACCAATTGAATAGAAAAAGCTACTACTTAAAAATGGGAAAAGTCAGTCAAGTGACGGGATTAATCATTAAAGTAGAAGGTTTAGATGCGTTTGTAGGAGAAGTATGCGAGATTCACATCAAGTCATCTGGCAGAATAGCTTTGAGTGAAGTTGTTGGATTTATAGACGAAATGGTTTTATTGATGCCCTTAGATGAATTAGAAGGTATTGGACCAGGTTGTTTAGTTAAACCAACGGGTAAAACACTAAAAGTTGAAATCAGTGAAAAACTGCTGGGGAACACGTTGGATGGTTTAGGCCGACCAATGGACACCTCTCTAGAAGTGGATGGTGTGTTCTATGATGTAAACCGAAGTTCTCCAAATCCATTTAAACGAAAAAAAATCCAAGATGTTATGCCGACCGGGATCAAAGCAATCGACGGCACGTTAACCGTCGGAGAAGGTCAACGGGTCGGGATTTTTGCGGGTAGTGGAGTCGGAAAGAGTACTTTACTTGGAATGATGGCTCGCTACATTGAAGCCGATGTTATCGTGATTGGTTTGATCGGTGAGCGTGGCAGAGAAGTCTTGGAATTTATCGAAAAAGACTTAGGAGAAGAAGGGTATCGAAAATCAGTCGTGGTGTGTGCCACTTCTGATATGCCGCCGCTTGTACGACTAAAAGGTGCTTCTGTAGCTACAACTATTGCAGAATATTTTAGAGATCAAGGTAAGAAAGTCGTGTTGATGATGGACTCTGTAACGCGTGTGGCGATGGCTCAACGCGAGATCGGATTAGCGACCGGCGAACCACCAACGACCAAAGGGTATACGCCTTCTGTTTTCACGACATTGCCTAAGTTGTTAGAACGAAGCGGGATGTCGGAAAATGGTTCGATAACGGCCTTTTATACAGTTTTAGTTGAAGGGGACGATATGAACGAACCGATCGCCGACTCTGTGCGTGGGATCTTGGATGGACACATCGTGTTGTCACGAAAGATTGCTTCGGAAAACCATTATCCCGCTATTGATATTCAAAACAGCATCAGCCGGTTAATGAAAGACATCACAACCGAAAGTCATTCAGCAACAGCTGGTAAGGTAAAAGAAAATATGGCTGTATATGCCGACTCAAAAGATTTGATTGACGTAGGTGCTTACCGTAAAGGAAGCAATCCACTGGTCGATCGAGCCGTTCAATTAAATACACCAATCAAGAATTTTTTGAAACAACGGGTGGATGAACGCTATGCCTTCGAAGAAGTAGTGGACCAATTGAAGACCCTTTTTGAAGTGCAGCAATTTGGCAATTAA
- a CDS encoding flagellar hook-length control protein FliK — protein MNPTPIAPISNGVQKSLDQRQEVKPEEFEAQLAGYLEKEKPNRIHKEKSNSKETAEEDTPEESTDETLSVETPLLYMGWQNQQQATSPANDNLSEQSINEENQMIKSNDSLFLTQLGMEDEKIESMINNEELSSPKLDVSTAPKNSIHLMDVMEEQSIKGSDKTALAETIVLETDPGLSAVKKEVLMVDSLVANGRFLTAEWKSGGNTEQNSAETDEMPDLSLNEKPKMLNESVIIPVETSERTEPVNRVVKVVSPLEQETTETQTNESAELNTIEPIVKEVASTKKIAEHQETYTQVAEIETPVSTVQQQSNVESSSIKPLSTAEPVRQTMVQMVNDVLLEQVETVSSGKQSVARVSLNPERMGNVNIRVEMIDNVLVTKIVVDNLETRELLTTGMHQLTDNLDRQNIRLGELTIQLNENGTADFTSQERQGEEQKSSFGQKMTVSGNESEVMQVEEKRDSGSGRLSILV, from the coding sequence ATGAACCCAACTCCAATTGCACCAATAAGTAATGGAGTACAAAAATCGCTTGATCAGCGACAAGAAGTAAAACCTGAAGAATTTGAAGCTCAGCTTGCAGGGTACTTAGAAAAAGAGAAGCCAAACAGGATACATAAAGAAAAATCTAATTCTAAAGAAACAGCTGAAGAAGATACTCCAGAAGAATCAACAGACGAAACGCTTAGCGTAGAAACACCACTGCTTTACATGGGATGGCAAAATCAGCAACAAGCAACCTCACCAGCAAATGACAATCTGAGTGAACAATCTATAAATGAAGAAAATCAAATGATAAAGAGCAATGACTCTCTATTCTTGACGCAATTAGGTATGGAAGATGAAAAAATCGAATCAATGATTAATAATGAAGAACTGTCCTCACCAAAACTAGATGTAAGTACAGCGCCAAAAAATTCGATTCATTTGATGGACGTTATGGAAGAACAGTCTATTAAAGGTTCTGACAAAACAGCGTTAGCTGAAACAATTGTACTAGAAACCGATCCAGGTTTATCTGCTGTAAAAAAAGAAGTCCTTATGGTCGATTCATTAGTAGCAAATGGCCGATTTCTAACTGCGGAATGGAAAAGCGGAGGCAATACTGAACAAAATAGTGCTGAAACAGACGAAATGCCAGATTTGTCATTAAATGAGAAGCCAAAAATGCTCAATGAATCAGTTATTATTCCAGTTGAAACAAGTGAACGGACTGAACCAGTAAATCGAGTAGTCAAAGTTGTCAGTCCATTAGAGCAAGAGACAACTGAAACTCAAACGAATGAATCAGCAGAATTAAATACAATTGAACCAATCGTTAAAGAAGTTGCTTCGACTAAAAAGATTGCTGAGCATCAAGAGACTTATACACAAGTTGCTGAAATCGAGACACCTGTTTCAACTGTTCAACAACAATCAAACGTTGAGTCTTCGTCGATCAAACCGTTAAGTACAGCTGAACCGGTAAGACAAACAATGGTTCAAATGGTAAACGATGTCTTGCTAGAACAAGTTGAAACGGTATCAAGTGGCAAACAGTCGGTAGCGCGTGTGAGTTTAAACCCGGAGCGAATGGGAAACGTAAATATCAGAGTAGAAATGATCGACAATGTGCTCGTAACCAAAATCGTTGTGGATAACTTAGAAACACGAGAGTTATTAACAACCGGCATGCACCAGTTAACTGATAACTTAGACCGTCAAAATATTCGTTTAGGTGAACTAACAATTCAATTGAATGAAAATGGCACAGCAGATTTTACTTCTCAAGAAAGACAAGGAGAAGAACAAAAAAGTTCTTTTGGACAAAAAATGACTGTTTCAGGCAATGAATCAGAAGTTATGCAAGTTGAAGAAAAAAGGGATTCAGGTTCAGGAAGACTCAGCATATTAGTATAA
- the fliS gene encoding flagellar export chaperone FliS, translating to MYQKNGSAIYKENQILNASPKKLIVLLYEGCIKNLKLAEISIAEKNIEKTNQVLIKAQDIIAELMNTLDFEKGGEVAENLYRMYEYIASELIKANVSKNAEDVKRSRKLVEELRDAWIEIE from the coding sequence ATGTACCAAAAAAATGGATCAGCGATTTATAAAGAAAATCAAATTTTGAATGCATCTCCAAAAAAATTGATTGTCCTTTTATATGAAGGTTGCATCAAAAATTTGAAATTAGCTGAAATCAGTATTGCTGAAAAGAATATTGAAAAAACGAATCAAGTATTGATTAAAGCACAAGATATCATTGCTGAATTGATGAATACGTTAGATTTTGAAAAAGGCGGAGAGGTCGCAGAAAACCTTTATCGCATGTATGAATACATCGCTAGTGAATTGATCAAAGCAAATGTGTCAAAAAATGCAGAAGATGTGAAGCGCAGCCGCAAATTAGTAGAAGAACTACGTGACGCTTGGATTGAAATAGAATAA
- the fliG gene encoding flagellar motor switch protein FliG, translating to MKEVDGLKKAAILLISLGSETSAKIMKNLPDSYIQKVSYEIANIDYVNPEERDAVINEFIEMSQAREYVIDGGIDYAKNLLNMAIGPQRAKEVIDMLNQIQLRERPFNIARKADPQQLTNLLLNEQPQTVALILCYMQPEKAAIILSEFPIELQSEIAERIGTITSTSPAIIEKIEKVIENKFSNYIENDLETVGGVRTLVEILNSVGRSTEKNIIKVLEEKQPELAEEIKASLFTFEDIITLEKGDVQKVLRDVKNDDLALALKGVSDEIKNFIYTNLSTRAVDTLKEDLQFMGPIRLSAVEEAQQRIVTVIRRLDEKGEIYLRRGDSDAIIS from the coding sequence ATGAAAGAAGTAGACGGATTAAAAAAAGCGGCTATATTGCTGATATCGTTAGGCTCAGAAACGTCAGCCAAGATCATGAAGAATCTGCCGGACAGCTACATTCAAAAAGTGAGTTATGAAATAGCCAACATTGATTATGTGAATCCAGAAGAACGGGATGCGGTCATCAATGAATTTATCGAAATGTCTCAAGCAAGAGAATACGTGATCGATGGAGGGATCGATTATGCGAAGAACTTGTTAAATATGGCAATCGGCCCTCAGCGTGCAAAAGAAGTAATCGACATGTTGAATCAGATCCAATTGCGTGAACGCCCATTCAACATTGCGCGTAAAGCAGACCCTCAACAACTGACAAATTTATTGCTAAATGAGCAACCTCAGACTGTCGCTTTGATCTTATGTTATATGCAACCTGAAAAAGCAGCCATAATTTTATCTGAATTTCCAATTGAATTGCAGTCAGAAATTGCTGAAAGAATCGGAACAATCACCAGCACATCTCCTGCCATTATTGAGAAGATTGAAAAAGTAATTGAAAATAAATTTTCTAATTACATTGAAAATGATCTGGAAACAGTTGGTGGCGTTCGTACATTAGTTGAAATCTTGAATTCAGTTGGACGAAGCACTGAGAAAAATATTATTAAGGTGTTGGAAGAAAAACAACCCGAACTGGCTGAAGAAATCAAAGCAAGTCTATTTACGTTTGAAGATATCATCACGCTTGAAAAAGGCGATGTACAAAAAGTTCTTAGAGATGTTAAAAATGACGACTTGGCATTGGCTCTTAAAGGAGTATCGGATGAAATCAAGAACTTCATTTACACCAACTTATCTACTCGTGCAGTGGACACACTTAAAGAAGATCTTCAATTCATGGGACCTATTCGCTTATCTGCCGTTGAAGAAGCTCAACAACGCATTGTGACCGTGATTCGTCGCTTAGATGAAAAAGGCGAGATCTATTTGAGAAGAGGCGATTCTGATGCCATTATCTCATAG
- the flgB gene encoding flagellar basal body rod protein FlgB, with protein sequence MDSTYNLMKNALDASSMRQEMISSNVANVNTADYKVNKVDFETILDNVSNGTAMNKTNDLHIGFGSLEDVSPVVSKRTDTTVKENGNNVDIDIEMAEEASNSIYYNAMITQLNAKYSMLRSVITK encoded by the coding sequence GTGGACTCTACCTATAATTTGATGAAAAATGCATTAGATGCCTCATCTATGAGGCAAGAAATGATTTCAAGCAATGTTGCGAATGTGAATACAGCGGATTACAAAGTAAACAAAGTCGATTTTGAAACGATTTTAGACAATGTATCAAATGGGACAGCGATGAATAAAACGAACGATTTACATATAGGTTTTGGAAGTTTAGAAGATGTTTCACCGGTGGTATCTAAAAGAACAGATACAACAGTGAAAGAAAATGGCAATAATGTCGACATTGATATCGAAATGGCGGAAGAAGCCAGCAACAGTATTTATTATAATGCAATGATAACGCAATTAAACGCTAAGTACTCTATGTTGCGGAGTGTAATTACGAAGTAG
- the fliJ gene encoding flagellar export protein FliJ yields the protein MANYQFSMEKVLDWRSDTEEEKKKNLGHVQQQKEQQENTLQRLIRENIKIKNDSLTSTRIDVLRRQHLYKTMIDEKIIQQKNIVAKAEKEVENARLELMEAHKDRKVMEKLKEKEYSFLMEQEKHEEQKQLDEMATLSFGKSYF from the coding sequence GTGGCAAACTATCAATTTTCAATGGAAAAAGTATTGGATTGGAGATCCGATACTGAAGAAGAGAAAAAAAAGAATTTGGGACACGTTCAACAACAAAAAGAACAACAAGAAAACACCTTACAACGGTTGATACGGGAAAATATCAAAATCAAAAATGATAGTTTAACATCGACACGAATTGATGTATTGAGACGTCAACATCTTTATAAAACTATGATTGATGAAAAGATCATTCAGCAAAAAAATATTGTTGCTAAAGCTGAAAAAGAAGTAGAAAATGCTCGTCTTGAATTAATGGAAGCCCATAAAGATCGAAAAGTCATGGAGAAGTTAAAGGAAAAAGAATACAGCTTTTTAATGGAACAAGAAAAACATGAGGAACAAAAACAGCTAGATGAAATGGCTACCTTAAGTTTTGGAAAATCCTATTTCTAA
- the fliF gene encoding flagellar basal-body MS-ring/collar protein FliF, whose protein sequence is MNGIKKIWTGIKDGWTNLGKSKRIGLGVVLVLVITIVTALTFYTQKVEYATLFSNLEEADAGTIVNDIKAKGIDYKLEDNGTTILIDQAQVDTYRIELAVNDMLPKSNTGFEIFDETSMMATDEDRKIMYQRAVTGELERSISALDSIEQAKVLLSLPEDSVFTSEENVSKASASVVLTPISGSQIPVSAVQGIASLISGAVDNLPKENIKIVDTAGNLLSTALEDEGNLNATDLVSKYQAITRSYEQELEQKLIQTLGPIYGIEKLTVAVTAEMNFDSSESEIINYGDSSVRSETVSAGGGTIDVEEGEGFENSINQIESGEEGGNSTYNRTTNYELNSETTNTVKAPGEVERLSTSVIFDGNLSPADKEALEAIVATTVGSVEERDVISIQGIDFATSTDVIETTAPEQLKSSIQDVMMRYWPYLVGGLAIVVILILLLTLLRRRSTADDELDFFDEEEPEPIVAPRSPVKPLDEERKAKEKADLKRELNKNMSEKESTVRDYAKESPEGAADLIKIWMKDE, encoded by the coding sequence ATGAATGGAATTAAGAAAATCTGGACTGGCATCAAAGACGGTTGGACGAATCTTGGCAAAAGCAAACGAATCGGATTAGGTGTGGTTCTAGTACTTGTCATTACGATTGTAACGGCTTTGACCTTCTATACGCAAAAAGTAGAGTATGCTACATTATTTTCTAATTTAGAAGAAGCCGATGCAGGGACAATTGTAAATGATATCAAAGCTAAAGGAATCGATTATAAGTTAGAAGACAATGGGACAACGATTTTAATTGATCAAGCTCAAGTAGATACATATAGAATTGAATTGGCCGTAAACGATATGCTGCCAAAAAGCAACACAGGATTTGAGATCTTTGACGAGACCAGCATGATGGCGACAGATGAAGATCGTAAAATCATGTACCAAAGAGCGGTCACAGGTGAATTGGAACGCTCGATTTCGGCATTGGATTCGATTGAACAAGCAAAGGTGCTGTTGTCATTACCAGAAGACAGTGTCTTTACTAGCGAAGAAAATGTATCAAAAGCTTCTGCTTCTGTCGTTTTGACGCCAATCAGCGGGTCACAAATTCCTGTTTCTGCTGTACAAGGTATCGCTTCATTGATTTCAGGAGCTGTAGACAATCTGCCTAAAGAGAACATTAAGATCGTCGATACAGCAGGAAACTTATTGAGCACAGCGCTGGAAGATGAAGGCAATTTGAATGCAACCGACTTAGTTAGTAAATACCAAGCTATCACGCGCAGCTATGAACAAGAGTTGGAGCAAAAACTGATTCAAACGTTAGGTCCAATTTATGGCATCGAAAAATTGACGGTTGCAGTGACTGCTGAGATGAATTTTGACTCAAGTGAAAGTGAAATCATCAATTATGGCGATTCTTCTGTTCGCAGCGAAACAGTTTCTGCCGGTGGTGGAACCATTGATGTAGAAGAAGGCGAAGGGTTCGAAAACAGTATCAATCAAATCGAGAGTGGCGAAGAAGGCGGAAACTCTACCTATAATCGTACCACGAATTATGAGTTGAACTCGGAAACAACAAATACGGTCAAAGCACCTGGAGAAGTAGAACGTTTAAGCACTTCGGTTATTTTTGACGGCAATTTAAGCCCAGCTGACAAAGAAGCTCTTGAAGCGATTGTGGCTACAACAGTTGGTTCGGTTGAAGAACGAGATGTGATTTCTATACAAGGGATTGATTTTGCAACCAGTACTGATGTAATTGAAACAACAGCACCAGAGCAATTAAAGAGCAGTATCCAGGATGTTATGATGCGGTATTGGCCATATCTTGTTGGTGGATTAGCGATCGTTGTGATCTTGATTTTATTGCTAACACTGTTACGCAGACGATCAACTGCTGACGATGAATTGGATTTCTTTGATGAGGAAGAACCAGAGCCAATCGTAGCGCCACGCAGTCCAGTCAAACCACTAGATGAGGAAAGAAAAGCGAAAGAAAAAGCAGATCTGAAGCGAGAATTAAATAAAAATATGTCTGAAAAAGAAAGCACTGTAAGAGATTACGCGAAAGAAAGTCCAGAAGGCGCAGCTGACTTGATCAAAATTTGGATGAAAGATGAGTAG
- the fliE gene encoding flagellar hook-basal body complex protein FliE, producing MNVDSLFNSLVNGPSQTGLTSGMNTQTSEETNGLSSFSGMLENAMSSLNEQQVSADQGVQDLISGNTDNLHNVMIQTSEAQLSLELALQLRNKGLEAYNEIKNMQF from the coding sequence ATGAATGTAGATTCACTTTTTAATAGTTTAGTTAATGGTCCATCACAAACAGGGCTAACGAGTGGAATGAATACCCAAACGAGCGAAGAAACAAACGGACTATCGTCATTTTCGGGTATGTTAGAAAATGCGATGAGTTCACTAAATGAACAACAAGTATCAGCGGATCAAGGTGTACAAGACCTGATATCTGGCAATACAGATAATTTACATAATGTGATGATTCAAACTTCTGAGGCTCAATTGTCACTAGAACTAGCTTTGCAATTAAGAAATAAAGGCCTAGAAGCTTACAACGAAATAAAAAATATGCAATTTTAA